One window of the bacterium genome contains the following:
- a CDS encoding Crp/Fnr family transcriptional regulator, translating to MHVDEAFDRIFLFAALDKGERALARECVTLRSLEKGDVLYREGDDALAFYAVLEGQCKVYRITPAGDEFIVHIQQEGDLIAEAAMFDVKTYPASCVAMTECTLLRVDSRRFIALLLDQPTLSIRILHAYSRRLRGFVTAMEDLALRDVKARLARYLLRHAEDSAGIAFCPIPFTKKELATLIGTIPETLSRTLKEFKSGDLIEERRNGFFLKDISALRACTGD from the coding sequence ATGCATGTAGACGAAGCATTTGACAGGATATTTCTCTTCGCCGCTCTCGATAAGGGTGAGCGTGCGCTTGCCAGGGAATGCGTGACACTGCGCAGCCTGGAGAAAGGTGATGTGCTGTACCGGGAAGGTGACGACGCCCTCGCGTTCTATGCTGTGCTCGAAGGGCAGTGCAAGGTGTATCGCATTACTCCGGCGGGGGACGAGTTTATCGTGCACATACAGCAGGAGGGGGATCTCATCGCTGAAGCCGCGATGTTCGATGTCAAGACGTATCCCGCCTCCTGTGTGGCCATGACGGAGTGTACGCTGCTGCGTGTGGACAGTCGGCGCTTCATCGCGCTGCTGCTTGACCAGCCCACGCTGTCGATTCGCATCCTTCATGCATACTCACGGCGACTGCGCGGTTTTGTCACCGCGATGGAAGACCTCGCCCTGCGCGATGTCAAGGCGCGACTGGCCCGTTATCTTCTGCGTCACGCGGAAGACAGCGCAGGCATCGCCTTCTGTCCCATACCCTTCACCAAAAAAGAACTGGCCACCCTGATCGGCACCATCCCCGAAACGCTCTCACGCACCCTGAAAGAATTCAAATCCGGTGATCTGATCGAGGAACGCCGGAACGGGTTCTTCCTGAAGGATATCTCCGCCCTCCGCGCCTGCACCGGTGACTGA
- a CDS encoding 4Fe-4S ferredoxin yields the protein MTRDIIEINEALCDGCGDCVVGCSEGAIQIIDGKARLVREEFCDGFGDCIGVCHTGALKVIKREAPEFDDAATRRHLLETQGMEAVRRYEMAQARHEGIHAAQEQGGHGGGCPGSAQRELHREVHIPVMQHSAENAGQVASTGHPGAVSAGCPGSAARELRRTAGPTTNPTASPTLIPSELGQWPVQLHLVQPGASFFRNKEMLVMSTCGPIASAEVHQRYLRNRSVVVACPKLDNTALYADKLAAIFQESSIPRVIVVIMEVPCCRGLSMIVEQALAMSGRQDLVVEEHTLTLDGDIKSVRELAAY from the coding sequence ATGACAAGAGACATCATAGAAATCAACGAAGCACTGTGCGACGGTTGCGGCGATTGTGTGGTCGGCTGCTCGGAAGGTGCGATACAGATTATTGACGGCAAGGCCCGCCTGGTGCGTGAAGAGTTCTGCGACGGTTTCGGCGACTGCATCGGCGTCTGCCATACCGGTGCGCTGAAAGTCATAAAACGCGAAGCCCCTGAATTCGATGACGCAGCCACCCGGCGTCATCTTCTCGAAACGCAGGGCATGGAAGCCGTGCGCCGTTACGAAATGGCGCAGGCTAGACATGAAGGAATCCATGCTGCGCAAGAGCAGGGCGGACATGGAGGTGGCTGTCCGGGAAGTGCCCAGCGCGAGCTGCACCGGGAGGTGCATATTCCCGTGATGCAGCATTCGGCGGAGAACGCGGGGCAGGTTGCAAGTACCGGACACCCCGGGGCGGTGAGTGCAGGATGTCCGGGATCCGCTGCACGTGAGCTCAGGCGCACGGCAGGTCCCACGACGAATCCCACGGCATCGCCGACGCTCATTCCGAGCGAGCTCGGACAGTGGCCCGTGCAGCTGCATCTTGTGCAGCCCGGTGCCTCGTTCTTCCGCAATAAGGAAATGCTGGTCATGAGCACCTGCGGTCCCATCGCGTCCGCCGAAGTGCATCAGCGCTACCTGCGCAATCGCAGTGTCGTCGTTGCCTGTCCCAAACTCGACAACACGGCCCTCTACGCAGACAAGCTGGCCGCCATTTTCCAGGAGAGCAGCATTCCGCGGGTCATCGTGGTTATCATGGAAGTGCCCTGCTGTCGTGGGTTGTCCATGATCGTTGAGCAGGCGCTCGCCATGAGTGGACGACAGGATCTCGTGGTTGAGGAGCACACGCTCACGCTCGATGGAGATATCAAATCCGTGCGCGAGCTCGCCGCATATTAA